The DNA region GCATCAGCGGGCCTCGGCCAGGTCGTGCCGCACGATCGCGTAGCCGCGGTCGGCATAGTGCTTCCAGCGCTGGCGCGCCAGGGCGCGGTCCTGCTGGTCGTGCGTGACCACCTCGATCAGGCGCTCGAACCGTTCGAAGCCGTCGGGAACGGCCCCCCCGAGGTTCACCAGGACCTGCTGGTGGGGCGCCGCCCGCGGCGCCTCGGACAGCACGATCGGGGTGCGTGCCTGCACCCGTTCGCCCTGGGTCGCGCCGAGGCAGTGCGGCACGAATTCCAGCGGCGCGAACGTCCAGAGCGCCACGTCGAGGTCTTTCAGCAGGTCGGACGCGCCGGTGACCACCACCCGCGCCCCCGTACTCCAGGCCTTGCGCAGCAGGCGGCACGCATAGCCGACCTTGTCGGGGGCGTTGAAGTGGAACGCGACCTCGGTCATGCGCTCACGCGGCGGCCTTGCGACGGGCCGCACGTGCCTTGCCAGTCGCCGGACCGGCTTGCGACAGCAGGTACTGGACCAGCAGCGGCACCGGCCGGCCGGTAGCCCCCTTCGATGGCCCGCCCTTCCACGCCGTGCCCGCGATGTCCAGGTGGGCCCACGGGTACTTGGCGGCGAACCGCTGCAGGAACTTGGCGGCGGTGATGGCCCCCCCCTGGCGGCCGGCAACGTTGGCGACGTCGGCGAAATTGGTCTTCAGGCCCTCGCCGTACTCGTCGTCCAGGGGCATGCGCCAGCACAGGTCCAGCGCCGCGTCGCCGGCTTCCTGCAGCGCGCGGGCCAGCCCGTCGTCGCTGGCGAACAGCCCGCTGCGGATCGCGCCGAGCGCGATGACGCAGGCGCCGGTCAGGGTGGCGACGTCGACCACGGCGGCCGGCTTGAACCGTTCGGCATAGGTCAGCGCATCGCACAGGACGAGGCGTCCCTCGGCGTCGGTGTTCAGGACCTCGATGGTCTGGCCGCTCATGCTGGTGACCACGTCGCCCGGCTTGAACGAGCCGCCGTCCGGGAGGTTCTCGCAGGTGGGCACCAGCCCAACGACATTGATCGCCGGGCGCAGCTCGCCCAGGGCGCGGAACACGCCGAGCACGCTGGCCGCACCGCACATGTCGAACTTCATCTCGTCCATCTCGGGCGCCGGCTTGATGGAGATGCCGCCGCTGTCGAAGGTGATGCCCTTGCCGACCAGGACGACGGGCGCCTGCGACGCCGGTGCGCCGACGTACTTCAGCACGATGAAGCGCAGCGGCTGGCTGGAGCCCTGCGCGACCGCCATGAAGGATCCCATGCCGAGGCGGGCCACTTCCTTCGGACCCAGCACCTCGCACTGGAAGCCATGGGCCTTGGCCAGCTTGCGCGCCTCCTCGCCCAGGCGCGTCGGGGTGGCCACGTTGGGCGGCAGGTTGCCCAGTTCACGCGCGGCCTCGACGCCGGCGGCCGTGGCGCGGGCGGAATCAAAGGCGACCCGCACGGTCGTGGCATCGGCGACGGCCAGCGTGACGCGCTCGAGCGCACGGCCTTCCGCCTTGGACTTGGTGGCGACGTAGACGTAGCTGGCATCGGCGGCAGCCAGCACCGCGGCCCGCACCGCGAACTCGTCCGCGGCTGGCGCCAGGCAGACGACGATTCGCTTGATGCCCTTGGCGCGCAAGGCGGAGACGGCAGCCTGGACCGCCGATTGCACGCGGCGCGCAGAGCCATCGCCGGCGCCCGCCAGGATCAGTCGCGGGGCCGTGACGCCCTCGGCCCGGTAGGCCTGCAGCAGCTTGCCCGGCTTGGTCTCGAGATCGCCGGCCTTCAGGGCGGTGCCGGCCAGCCGCGACACGGGATCGGAGCCGGGCTTGAACCCTTCGGCCACCAGCACCACCAAGGCATCGCATTTCTGGCGGGCCGCCTCGGCCAGGTCCAGGGTCTTGAGTTCGAAGTCCATAATCCCTTTGTCTTCCCGAGAGTGTCGCGATCGGCGCCGATGTTATTCCATTCCTCCCTGCGCAAAGAGCTGGCCCGCAGCTTCGGCGCGACCCTCGTGGTGCTCGTCACCATCGTCATGACCATGACCCTGATCCGAACGCTCGGACAGGCGAACCGGGGCAGCGTCAACCCGCAGGAAGTGATGATGGTCATGGGCTACACGGTCCTGGGCTACCTGCCTCCCATCCTGACGCTGTGCCTGTTCGTCGCCATCGTCGGCACGCTGTCGCGCATGTACACCGACAGCGAGATGGTCATCTGGTTCTCGGCCGGTCGCGGCCTGTCGTCGCTGGTGCGTCCGCTGTTCGGATTCGCCTGGCCGGTCCTCGCCGGGGTGGCGGTGCTGGCGCTCGTGATCTGGCCCTGGGCCAACCAGCAGACGCAGGAATTGAAGGACCGCTACGGCAGCCGGGGCGACCTCGAGCGGGTGGCGCCCGGCCAGTTCCAGGAATCGGCCAGCGGCACCCGGGTGTTCTTCCTGGACAAGGACACGCCGGACAACAAGTCCGGCAAGAACATCTTCATCTCGGCCGTCGAGCACGGCAAGCAGAGCATCACCACGGCCCGCACGGGCCGCGTGGTCACCGAAGGCGACGCCCAGTTCCTGCTGCTGTCGAACGGGCAGCGGCTGGAGAACACGCTGGACGGCCGCCAGCTCAAGGTGAGCGTATTCGACGAGCTGGGCAACCGGGTGGGTTCCGGCGACCTGGGGCCGCAAGACGATGCCCCGGCCAAGACCTTGTCGACCTACGCGCTCATGGCCGACCCGACGCGCCTGAACCTCGGTGAGCTGGCCTGGCGGCTCGGCCTGGCCCTGGCCGCGTTCAATTTCGTCGTCATCGCGATCACGGTCTCCAGCGTCAATCCGCGGGCGGGCCGCAGCGGCAACCTCGTGTTCGCGCTGTTCGCGTTCATCGTCTACTACAACCTCCTGAACCTCGGGCAGAGCTGGATCAGCGGGGGGCGCACGAGTTTCGCGGTCTTCATGGTGGCGCTCCACGGCGGGACGATGCTGGTGGCCGCCACCTGGCTGGGCAAGCAGCACAACAACTGGTCCCTGCCACGCCTGCGGCTGGGCCGCCGGGCACCGGGAGCCACGGCATGAGGACCATCCGGCGGCTGATCTACCGCGAAGTGCTGGCGTCGGTGCTCTTCGTGGCCGCCGGCTTTCTGGCCCTGTTTTTCTTCTTCGATTTCGTCGACGAACTGCCGAACGTCGGCAAGGGCGTCACGCCGTACCGGCTGACGCAGGCACTGCTGTACATCACGCTGATGGTGCCCAGCCACCTGTACGAGCTGATGCCCATCGCGGTGCTGATCGGCACGATCTTCGTCATGTCGCGCCTTGCGCAGAGCTCGGAATACACGATCCTGCGCACGAGCGGCCTGGGGCCGGGGCGGGCGCTACGCACCCTGATGGCGCTGGGCGCCGCCTTCACCCTGATCACGTTTGCCACCGGCGACTACCTCGCCCCCGCCGCCGACCGGGCCGGCCAGCTGCTGCGGGCCCGCTACC from Ramlibacter pinisoli includes:
- a CDS encoding DNA polymerase III subunit chi — translated: MTEVAFHFNAPDKVGYACRLLRKAWSTGARVVVTGASDLLKDLDVALWTFAPLEFVPHCLGATQGERVQARTPIVLSEAPRAAPHQQVLVNLGGAVPDGFERFERLIEVVTHDQQDRALARQRWKHYADRGYAIVRHDLAEAR
- a CDS encoding leucyl aminopeptidase, giving the protein MDFELKTLDLAEAARQKCDALVVLVAEGFKPGSDPVSRLAGTALKAGDLETKPGKLLQAYRAEGVTAPRLILAGAGDGSARRVQSAVQAAVSALRAKGIKRIVVCLAPAADEFAVRAAVLAAADASYVYVATKSKAEGRALERVTLAVADATTVRVAFDSARATAAGVEAARELGNLPPNVATPTRLGEEARKLAKAHGFQCEVLGPKEVARLGMGSFMAVAQGSSQPLRFIVLKYVGAPASQAPVVLVGKGITFDSGGISIKPAPEMDEMKFDMCGAASVLGVFRALGELRPAINVVGLVPTCENLPDGGSFKPGDVVTSMSGQTIEVLNTDAEGRLVLCDALTYAERFKPAAVVDVATLTGACVIALGAIRSGLFASDDGLARALQEAGDAALDLCWRMPLDDEYGEGLKTNFADVANVAGRQGGAITAAKFLQRFAAKYPWAHLDIAGTAWKGGPSKGATGRPVPLLVQYLLSQAGPATGKARAARRKAAA
- the lptF gene encoding LPS export ABC transporter permease LptF, whose amino-acid sequence is MLFHSSLRKELARSFGATLVVLVTIVMTMTLIRTLGQANRGSVNPQEVMMVMGYTVLGYLPPILTLCLFVAIVGTLSRMYTDSEMVIWFSAGRGLSSLVRPLFGFAWPVLAGVAVLALVIWPWANQQTQELKDRYGSRGDLERVAPGQFQESASGTRVFFLDKDTPDNKSGKNIFISAVEHGKQSITTARTGRVVTEGDAQFLLLSNGQRLENTLDGRQLKVSVFDELGNRVGSGDLGPQDDAPAKTLSTYALMADPTRLNLGELAWRLGLALAAFNFVVIAITVSSVNPRAGRSGNLVFALFAFIVYYNLLNLGQSWISGGRTSFAVFMVALHGGTMLVAATWLGKQHNNWSLPRLRLGRRAPGATA